The Pyramidobacter piscolens W5455 genomic interval GCGCCCGCGCTCTCAGCCAATAAAACAGCTTCGGGCAATGCAGCACGGCCACGCATTTGAAGAAGAGCTCGGGCGACCGGTGCAGCGCCAAGACGCTGGCATACATGACTTCGCGCACTTTGCGGTGGCGCAGGAAGACCAGCCGGCGCTCGTAGTTTTTCCAGTCCTTTCTGCGCGCGTAAAAAACAAAAGGGGCCAGCATAATCTCCGGCTCTTGAACGTGCAGGACGGCGCGCCGCAGCTTTCCGGGGCCGGTGTGACGCAGCGAATAGCGGGCTGCGCGCACATTCGCAAGCCGCATCTGCCTTTTCAGTTCCGGTGCTCGCTCGTCCCTTATCCCCACTGCGGTGATCTGCGCCTTATGATGAACGTAATTATAGAGCCTGATATTTGCAAACACGGTCTTGGCGCTGCGCAGCAAAGTCTTTTGAATGAATTCGCCGTCTTCGCCCCGGCGGCATCTTTCATTGAAGCGAAGTTCCGTCGAGAGCAGGAAGTCCTTGCGGTAGAGAAAACACCAGACGGAAGCGGTGAGTTTCCGCATGTGCCAGGCGAACAGGTAATCGCTGGCCTGCGGCAACGCCTTTTTTAACCTGAAACGCTCGGGAACCAGCACTCCCGTGTCTTCATAATAATGATTGAAACCGCAGAAGGCGATGTCCGCCTGATTGGGAGAAACGATGCCGTACAGCGTCGAAAGATAGTCGGCGTTGACGAAATCGTCGGGATCGACGAAACACACATATTCTCCCCGCGCCGCCTGCAGCCCGGCATTGCGCGCCGCCGAGACGCCGCCGTTTTTCTCCTGCCGCAGCACCTGAAACGGACGCTTGCAGGAACGCAAAATCCTTTCGGCGACAGGACGCGTCGCGTCAGTCGAAGCGTCGTCGACAAAAACGATCTCCAGATGGGGATAATCCTGCGCGATCACCGATTCAAGCGCCCGTGCGACAAACTGTCCCACGTTGTAAGCCGGCAGGATCACGCTGATCAGCGGCATCTGTCCGCTCATCGGGACGTTTCCGCAATCCATTGAAAGCACCTCCGTAAATAGGGCTAAAACTTCCGCCGGGAGTCTTTTATCGTCACTCCCGTTGCGCCCCGTCTTTTACAAGAATATCTTTTCAGTTATAAAAAATCAAGACACAGCATACGAAAAGCGGAATTCCGCCTTTCACGGAACTCCGCTTTTCGCCGTATCTTCAAGGAACGCGTGCTCACGCCAGCTTGATCATGTGGGCGACGGAGACGAGCACGCAGCCCAGCGCCACCCACCAGAGGAAAACGCGCCAGCTGTACTTCATCCAGCGCTCGAAGGGCATGTTGACGATGCCCAGCACCGCCATCAGCGCCGAGCTGGTGGGGATGACCCAGTTGCAGAAGCCGTCGCCGAAGTTGAAGGCGAGGATGGCCGTCTGCCGCGTCATGCCGATGATGTCGGCCAGCGGCAGCATGATCGGCATCACGGCCGCCGCCTGGCCGGAGCCGGAGGGGATGACCGTATTGATCAGCAGGTTGGCGATGAACATGGCCGGGGCCTGAAGCACGGCGGGCACCAGTTTCAACGCTTCGCCGAGGGCGTAGACGATCGTGTCGAGCACCTTGCCGTCGGTGAGGATGCTGGAAATGGCGCGCGCCGCGGCCACGAGGAAGAAGACCATGACCATCGTCCTGGCGCCGTCCACGAACGTTTTGGAGATCTCCGCGGGCCTCATGCGCGCGAACAGGCCGGCGACGATCGCCAGGCCGATGAACGTGGCGGAAAGTTCCTGATATTTCCACTTCCACCGGATGCTGCCGTAGACCATCAGCGCCATTGCCGCCACGGTCGCCAGCGTCACCAGCCATTTGCGCAGATCCATGGGGCCGTAAGCCTTGATCGCGTCGGAGTCGCCGAGGTTCTCCGCGCGGTCCAGGTCGTACATCGGCGACGCGGCGGGATCCTTGCC includes:
- a CDS encoding YfcC family protein, with the translated sequence MSEEVKAAAAPAKPKKAMNTLVIIFSVVVAACLATWLIPAGEFDRVKVGSRSVVDAASFHWVEKSPVNPLLIPLHIAKGAKSAVDLLFMLLCSGAAFAVVIKSGAMHSSIGTLALKYRERKSMFVLSMFVLFCFIMLTRGLVEFVAFAPVLVMICLALGLDSITAVAIMTGGTAVGFATGMLQPSTTLIAQELAGLPPFSGLWYRAICFGLYMILTGFLIWRYTVKIGKDPAASPMYDLDRAENLGDSDAIKAYGPMDLRKWLVTLATVAAMALMVYGSIRWKWKYQELSATFIGLAIVAGLFARMRPAEISKTFVDGARTMVMVFFLVAAARAISSILTDGKVLDTIVYALGEALKLVPAVLQAPAMFIANLLINTVIPSGSGQAAAVMPIMLPLADIIGMTRQTAILAFNFGDGFCNWVIPTSSALMAVLGIVNMPFERWMKYSWRVFLWWVALGCVLVSVAHMIKLA
- a CDS encoding glycosyltransferase family 2 protein translates to MDCGNVPMSGQMPLISVILPAYNVGQFVARALESVIAQDYPHLEIVFVDDASTDATRPVAERILRSCKRPFQVLRQEKNGGVSAARNAGLQAARGEYVCFVDPDDFVNADYLSTLYGIVSPNQADIAFCGFNHYYEDTGVLVPERFRLKKALPQASDYLFAWHMRKLTASVWCFLYRKDFLLSTELRFNERCRRGEDGEFIQKTLLRSAKTVFANIRLYNYVHHKAQITAVGIRDERAPELKRQMRLANVRAARYSLRHTGPGKLRRAVLHVQEPEIMLAPFVFYARRKDWKNYERRLVFLRHRKVREVMYASVLALHRSPELFFKCVAVLHCPKLFYWLRARALPR